The sequence below is a genomic window from Pseudorca crassidens isolate mPseCra1 chromosome 20, mPseCra1.hap1, whole genome shotgun sequence.
CTATCTGGAGCTTATTCTAGTTGGGGAAACATAAACGAATCAACATAAAGCACCATGAGGCATGAGAGAGTGACAGGGAGCTATTTTAGGGTGGCTGGGAAGGTctctttgaggaggtgacatcAAAGTGGACATCTGAATGAAGGGTGGCAGCCAGCCAGGAATATATCTGAGAAAATCACATTCTAGGCAGAGCAAAGAGCAAGTGCAAATGCCTGGGGTGGGAGTGAATTGTGTGGCTTGAGGTACACAGAGGAAGTGGGAGGCTAGAGTGGAGTGAGTGAGGGgtgagaggtgggaggggagaccAGAGAGGTGAGAGGGCACTCCTCGGCTAAGAGAAGGGCTCTGGCCTACTTGTGGAACAAGGTGAGAGCTGTGGGAGAGAAGGGACAGGATCTGACATTCAGGAAATGGAAAGACCCTGTGGCTGTGTTGTGGAGCGGAGGAAGACAAGACCAAGCACGGGATGGTGTTGGTATGGACCAAGGCAGAGGcagtccccacccacccacccccaccctacCCCGGCTCCTCACCTGCTCCTTGGCTCTAGCCAGCTCCAGGTCCAGGGCCTGGGCCAGCTCCAGTAGGAGGGCGCAAGGCACAGCCGAATCCGTGGCCCCCACAAAGGGGGCTGACCCAGATGGGAAGAGCTTCGAGTCGTAATGGCAGGCAAGGGTGAGGTGACGGGCAGCCCTTGGGTCCAGCGTTGCCACCACGTTGCTGAAGTGCAGTGGCCCCAGGGGTGTCGAGGCTGTGAAGGGGTCCAGTTCTACATGCCAGCCTGCTGTCAGGGTCCGCAGTGTGGCCTCCAGGAACTAGTGGCAAGAGAGAGGTGGGAGAGTGGGTGGGGACTGGGGAGAAGGTCGGAAGAAGGGCCATGTGACCTGAACCATGCCGAGCAGTCAGGTTGACTCACAAATCTCACTTTAGTTTAATCGTTCCCTTGATACACTTCTGCTGagtacctactaagtgccaggcatggAGTGACCCTGTCTCTTGATGCCAAGACTaatcacagctcacccttccatAGCACTCACTCTGTGCCAAGCCCTTGTTCTAGGAACCCTGTGGAGTGGGGACTGTCAATGGttccattctgcagatgaggcaactgaggcacagagaagttaagaaactagTTTAAGGTCACACTCCAAGTGGCTGAtgtggatttgaactcaggcagtgtTCAAATGACTCTCAATACTTTCTGAGAGGCAATGTAGAGATGTTACCACACCGGCTCTGGAGCCAACCCATTTGGGTTGAAACCCTAGGTATATCATTCATTAGCTGTGGGATTTGGGCAAAATGCCTAACTAttctgcgcctcagtttccccatctacacAATGAAGATCAGATTGGTGCCCACCTTATCCGGCTGTTGCTGATGCTTAGCATATAGTAAGATTTTGGTGGGGGCAGTAAAGAGGGCAATGGTCTGGTGGTTAGCAGGATAGGACTCTAGAGTCAGATTACGCCCAGCCAGagccctagctctgccacttgggCAGAATACCTATTTCCTTGGTGGGCTGCGGGGTCAGGGGTTGGAGGTGGGGCCCCTTACCTTTCTGACTTGGAGATTGCCGGGGCTGCCGGGGGTCCGCACAACCAGCAGGGGGCGCAGATAATTGTTCCAGAGACGGTGAGGGTCCAGTTGCCCCACCACCCTCCGCACCCCGGCTTCGGGGAGACTTCCGATCGACGGGCCcttgggaaggaggtggggaagagaagagaagagcgTGAAAGCAACACTCATTCCAACCCTACCCTGGGAGCTGTCGTCCCTAAGAAGCCCCAGTTCCTCTTCCTAATCGCAGCCTCCAGCATCGGAGGTTTCTAGGATAAATCCTAGACTCGGGAAAGTACCCCCAAGCCCATCCGGCCCAGCCCACCCCCATCCTGATGGGGGAAATCGAGGCCCAGCGAGAGTAAGGGACTCTTCCAAATAAATGACTTTAGGATTAGAACCCAGAACTCCCAGTGTTACTCCTCCAGACCCTTCCTCTTACGGGGTAACCGCTATTACAGAACAAGCCCGAAGCCTCATTCCGTTGGAAAGAGGCATGTGCTCTAAAGACGGAGACGGCGGCACCTGCGGCTAGGGCAATCCGATAAAGATAAAGTCACGTCAACCTGAAACCTCGGAGAAGGGGAGGCGGGAAATAAGGGCTCCCGCAGTGCCCGCGTCCCCTCCCGGCCTCACCCGCAGCTCCCGGCCTAGCGGCAGCTCCTCAGACTGGCGGTGCCAGCCGCTCCAACTGGTGTATAACACCGAGGCCACCGCCAGCGCCAGCAGCAGCAGAGGCAACAGCTGCGCCCGAGGTAGCAGGCGGCGCTTGGGCGGTGAGGGTGGCTCCAAAAGGCCGCGTTCCCCGAGCCGTAGCcggggccgcccgcggcccccggAACGCATGGCAGCTTTGCCCTGAAAACCGGTCTGGGACAGCGGATAGAGTTTAGGCCCAGCCAAGTCCCACCCCGTGGAATCACGGGACCAATGAGCAACAAGAGCGGCTGCACCATCCCACACTTCCGCGGGCAGTAAAGCCAATGGGACTTTCGTTCTGAGGACACGCCTCCCTGTCTCCCCGGAGCTTTGGGGGTTGGTTCCCCTGAGGGTTGCACAACCCAAAAGGGAGCGCGAAAGAGGTAGGCACCGCCTCAGCGGAGGAGGGGAAGCCAATGAGAATCGTTTGATCATGGAAAACATTCGACCTGCTGGGCGCAGGTCCACGCCCCTCCCGGATGTAGGCAAAGGATTGGTTACCCCTAGTCAAAAGATCAATAGACACTTAAATGAACAGTCTCCgaaggaaaaggggaggggtCCATCCCGGAAGCGAGGAGCGGATTGGCTTCGCGGAGGCCGCTCCCCCAAAGGCAGAGTGGGCGGGCATGTGGAAATAGCTTGTCCTTTCCTTCCTTGAACCTGTGCGGTTCTACAACAAAATGGTTTGAATCAGTCccgctttcttttcctctccactgTCGTGAACATCCGCCCCGTACTGTCCTGAATGGCCGGGAATCACCGT
It includes:
- the QPCTL gene encoding glutaminyl-peptide cyclotransferase-like protein isoform X3, producing MRSGGRGRPRLRLGERGLLEPPSPPKRRLLPRAQLLPLLLLALAVASVLYTSWSGWHRQSEELPLGRELRGPSIGSLPEAGVRRVVGQLDPHRLWNNYLRPLLVVRTPGSPGNLQVRKFLEATLRTLTAGWHVELDPFTASTPLGPLHFSNVVATLDPRAARHLTLACHYDSKLFPSGSAPFVGATDSAVPCALLLELAQALDLELARAKEQAAPVTLQLLFLDGEEALKEWGPKDSLYGSRHLAQLMESAPHSPGFTRIQAIDLFMLLDLLGAPNPTFYSHFPRTARWFHRLRSIEKRLHRLNLLQSHPWEVMYFQPGEPPGSVEDDHIPFLRRD
- the QPCTL gene encoding glutaminyl-peptide cyclotransferase-like protein isoform X1, which encodes MRSGGRGRPRLRLGERGLLEPPSPPKRRLLPRAQLLPLLLLALAVASVLYTSWSGWHRQSEELPLGRELRGPSIGSLPEAGVRRVVGQLDPHRLWNNYLRPLLVVRTPGSPGNLQVRKFLEATLRTLTAGWHVELDPFTASTPLGPLHFSNVVATLDPRAARHLTLACHYDSKLFPSGSAPFVGATDSAVPCALLLELAQALDLELARAKEQAAPVTLQLLFLDGEEALKEWGPKDSLYGSRHLAQLMESAPHSPGFTRIQAIDLFMLLDLLGAPNPTFYSHFPRTARWFHRLRSIEKRLHRLNLLQSHPWEVMYFQPGEPPGSVEDDHIPFLRRAATLQRHGRDRPLWCESQRNKSLAAALRETLGLQVCRSQMPFSILVSKRHLDQQYP
- the QPCTL gene encoding glutaminyl-peptide cyclotransferase-like protein isoform X2, with product MRSGGRGRPRLRLGERGLLEPPSPPKRRLLPRAQLLPLLLLALAVASVLYTSWSGWHRQSEELPLGRELRGPSIGSLPEAGVRRVVGQLDPHRLWNNYLRPLLVVRTPGSPGNLQVRKFLEATLRTLTAGWHVELDPFTASTPLGPLHFSNVVATLDPRAARHLTLACHYDSKLFPSGSAPFVGATDSAVPCALLLELAQALDLELARAKEQAAPVTLQLLFLDGEEALKEWGPKDSLYGSRHLAQLMESAPHSPGFTRIQAIDLFMLLDLLGAPNPTFYSHFPRTARWFHRLRSIEKRLHRLNLLQSHPWEVMYFQPGEPPGSVEDDHIPFLRRGVPVLHLISTPFPSVWHTSDDSEANLHPPTVHNLSRILAVFLAEYLGL